The proteins below are encoded in one region of Drosophila santomea strain STO CAGO 1482 chromosome 3R, Prin_Dsan_1.1, whole genome shotgun sequence:
- the LOC120454099 gene encoding phosphatidate cytidylyltransferase, mitochondrial, with protein MLDLYRRTVARFPLGSVSYMFAYGSGVKQQEGYAKVGNSNNKRPPPGTVVDLVFCVRDAQGFHAENLHRHPEHYSALGHLGPNFVAKYQERLGAGVYCNTLVPLPDVGITIKYGVVSQEQLLEDLLDWRHLYLAGRLHKPVTNLVNPSDNPPLKAALDRNLISALQVALLLLPEKFTAYGLFHTIAGLSYKGDFRMIFGENKQKVHNIVSPQINDFFALYQPSLGELSDYVAVNMKGHEPGSRKPAIIFEQDKSSSATSQHLRRLPRELQKRLQRNAACRGDYTQVVNHLSLASQLPEVLQASVNDIVWRSSVTQSLKNIPSAGLLKSLAYSYRKAQKTFAV; from the coding sequence ATGTTGGACCTATACAGACGCACAGTGGCGCGGTTTCCGCTTGGCAGTGTCAGCTATATGTTCGCCTACGGATCCGGCGTTAAGCAGCAGGAAGGCTATGCAAAAGTgggcaatagcaacaacaagcgTCCTCCACCGGGAACCGTGGTGGATCTGGTTTTTTGCGTTCGTGATGCACAGGGGTTCCATGCGGAGAACCTGCACCGCCATCCGGAACACTATTCCGCCCTTGGGCACCTGGGACCGAACTTTGTTGCCAAATACCAGGAGCGTTTGGGTGCCGGCGTCTATTGCAACACTTTGGTGCCGCTGCCGGATGTGGGCATTACCATAAAGTACGGCGTGGTGTCGCAGGAACAGCTGCTGGAGGATTTGCTGGACTGGCGGCATCTTTACCTGGCTGGCAGGCTTCACAAGCCCGTTACGAATCTGGTCAATCCTTCTGATAATCCTCCCCTGAAGGCTGCGCTGGACAGGAACCTTATATCCGCCCTGCAAGTGGCTCTGCTACTTTTACCAGAGAAGTTCACCGCCTACGGGCTTTTCCACACCATCGCAGGACTGAGTTACAAAGGCGATTTCCGTATGATTTTCGgggaaaacaaacagaaagTGCACAACATAGTTAGTCCGCAAATAAACGACTTCTTCGCCCTATACCAACCCTCCTTGGGTGAACTCTCCGATTATGTGGCGGTTAACATGAAGGGCCATGAACCAGGGAGCCGGAAACCAGCCATAATCTTCGAGCAAGACAAGTCCTCATCGGCTACGTCCCAACACTTGCGACGGTTGCCCCGAGAGCTTCAGAAGCGACTGCAGCGAAATGCCGCCTGTCGTGGTGACTACACCCAGGTGGTGAACCACCTTTCCTTGGCCTCCCAGCTTCCGGAGGTGCTGCAAGCATCCGTCAACGACATTGTGTGGCGCAGCAGTGTCACGCAATCGCTCAAAAATATTCCCAGTGCTGGCCTTCTCAAGTCCTTGGCCTATAGCTACCGCAAGGCTCAAAAAACATTCGCTGTTTAG